TATGGCACCCGCTTCTCCTTCCATGTTACTTGCAGCCCCACGTGAGCGTCccctctttctttatttacaaCGTCCTTTTTACCACCTTCATGCTTCATTCCTTCCCTCCTTAATTTCTTCCATTAGCTTCTCTTTGGAGTCGTGATCTCGAGTTGACAATATTAATGTTGCGTGCGCCTGACTCCAGATCaatcctttctttttcacctCCTCTTTTTAATTAGTGGTCTCAATATATTTGTTCCACACAAATTAACGTGGAGAAAACTACGGAGGGAGAAAAAGATACATAGCGAGGACGAAATGGGGAGGATCCCATGCTGCGAGAAGGACAACGTGAAAAGGGGACAATGGACGCCCGAGGAAGACGCCAAACTTGTCTCTTACATCGCCCAACACGGCACCCGCAATTGGCGTCTCATACCCAAGAATGCCGGtaacctccctctctctctctctctctctctctctctcgtgtgaaGTGCTAGTTCACGCTTTTATTCAGAACTTGTTTTGAGTTGCAGGACAAATACACAGTTgatgttttttcctttcttggtgACTTTGTGATTGCGTTTTTTCGATGAATTAGTTAATAAACGTACTACTTTTTCTCAATGAAAAATTGCCATGAAGCTTTTATAAAGATCAAGCTATTAATTTTTCGTctgcaaaatgccaaaaaaataacAGATTTTGCTGTAATTTACTGCATACCTTTTGCAAATGGATTATGATAAAGACATTTATTAACTTAAATTGAATATACAAGTAGAGCTGTAGGCACTTTTTCTAAAGAAACTGCCTTCATGGCgctgaaaaaaaatatatagcaGTCccatattttgttatatataattcTCCGTGTCGCCATTTTGACCCGGACAACTCTCGTAAGCTTCGAATATTTTTAGTTCAAAACTTTGTCGATATCTGTTTATTCAAAACTTCCACTGCCCCATCGTAGTTCACACTAAGGATGCAAaggaattggatttggatctgttGACCTGCATGTCAATTTTGGTTCAGGAGTTTGGTAGTCGAACCAGATACCAACAATAAAAATTCCAAACCGAAACCCAAAATTTGCAACTCTTAACTATAACTGGATCTGAAGGGCGTCATCTCATCCATCTCCTGCCCTTACATCCTATAAATGCAGCCAAACCCGCCTTACACATTGAATCTATTCAAATTAATTGGTCGGGAGGGACGAATTCATTAAAGTCACACGAGAATGTTTTTAAATAGTTGGGAATTTGGGAATCGATCTTGACGGTGACTGCGGCTACAGAATTGCAGCTGGATGGCCCTTCGATTTAATTTGGGCTACTGACAGAGATGCACATGAGTAGCATATATGTGACTTCAGGTTCCATTAGTCTGCtctgataaaaaaaatccagaTTTGATACTAGACTAGAATCTGGTGTGCAGATTCATAACTAGATATGGGCGGGAATGAGACCTGGTAATGATCCAAGGTTACCATCATTGTTGGATTACCTGAAGTCGACAACAAGAACTAGGGTGTATACAGAAGGACTCTGAACCGGCAGTGACATGCATTCAAATTCTATAATTTGGGTTTACATGAATGGGCTTGATCGCGTATGACCGAGGGATACATACTAGAGATACTTGTGAATGCTGAttagctttttgttttttcttttccttttcccaacAGGCCTACAGAGGTGCGGGAAGAGTTGCCGACTCCGCTGGACCAACTACCTGCGCCCAGACCTGAAACATGGAGAGTTCAGTGAAGCAGAAGAGCAAGCCATTGTGAAGCTCCACTCCGTAGTCGGGAACAGGCAATTCAACGCTCTTAGATCTTCTTCCTGTTCGTTGAATTTACAGCATTGAGGCGTCACCTTTTCCCTATAGTTCTTCCTCGGGCAGGTTAAAGAGCCACTAATCCAAGGTCACTTTGGAAAACGTGGTAGCCAATACTACGTCCCTCCAGACCGTGACAACTTAGTTTAACCCCTTCGCTGGACACTTCCAAGcaagggaaaaataaaaggacTGAGGAGGGTGAAACGGCCAGCTCAAAGCTAATACTACATATTAACAGGCAACATCTGGTGCCTGACGTATAAACAGATGGATTACTACGAGAACATCGACCTTGATGCCCACCGCATCAACCTACATTAACTAGTTTGACAGATGATACCACGTAACGGGATGCAAAGGGTTTTCTATCATTTTGAACTGCTTAATATTTGACAGAGGCCCTGTGTAACAACTAACCTGTGTTGGCCTTTCAGATGGTCCTTGATAGCAGCCCAGTTGCCAGGACGTACAGACAATGATGTCAAGAACCACTGGAACACCAAGCTCAAGAAGAAGCTGTCTGGCATGGGCATCGATCCAGTCACCCACAAGCCCTTCTCCCACCTAATGGCTGAGATCGCCACGACCTTGGCACCTCCACAGGTGGCTCATCTTGCTGAAGCAGCGCTAGGTTGCTTCAAAGACGAAATGCTCCACCTCCTCACCAAGAAGCGGATTGATTGGCAAGTACAACACTCCGGTGCTGGCTATGATAATAACCAGCCGTTTGCTGGCAATCCCCCAAACTCCTCCTCATGGGAACTAGCAGTAAAACAGGATGACAAATACGACACCGTGCAGAAAATCAAACTTGGTATATCAAGGGCCATTCAGGGCCAGGTCAGCTTTGACGCCGCACAGGCTGAAGATCTGCAACCAACAAAACCCTGGGGAATTGCAGGCGAAGGTGCGGAAGGATTGATTGCTGCAGCCAGCAGCTTCCCCCCAGCATCTGCAGCCGGATTCCAGTATGCAGCATCACCTTACGGGAATGACG
Above is a window of Nymphaea colorata isolate Beijing-Zhang1983 chromosome 8, ASM883128v2, whole genome shotgun sequence DNA encoding:
- the LOC116259669 gene encoding transcription factor MYB80, producing the protein MGRIPCCEKDNVKRGQWTPEEDAKLVSYIAQHGTRNWRLIPKNAGLQRCGKSCRLRWTNYLRPDLKHGEFSEAEEQAIVKLHSVVGNRWSLIAAQLPGRTDNDVKNHWNTKLKKKLSGMGIDPVTHKPFSHLMAEIATTLAPPQVAHLAEAALGCFKDEMLHLLTKKRIDWQVQHSGAGYDNNQPFAGNPPNSSSWELAVKQDDKYDTVQKIKLGISRAIQGQVSFDAAQAEDLQPTKPWGIAGEGAEGLIAAASSFPPASAAGFQYAASPYGNDGGASPWSQSMCTGSTCTGGDQQGGLLPLKGEEEDGEDAQCSTGGAADAGKSGGVFNSDCVLWDLTDDLMNPIV